The proteins below come from a single Salinivibrio kushneri genomic window:
- a CDS encoding PIG-L family deacetylase, with translation MSTVSVAEPLDITHEKIFFLSPHPDDIALTFGGLINKLAKEDGLLQKKPVTEVYFSVSNYTTNHLDISTNKRVIDVTSMRFNEDIKAHTDMFNKWSNFRYKTSGFYDAPLRNYEGSTTAGGGPAGTFEDFRQQEIEIYQTITASVKPILQQDNCAAFVLLANGSHIDHFVVREAILKAAHDLGSQAKCDIYLGQDQPYTGANPTDAMVEVNNLAARLPPNALIPMRYWIDKEHKVNLFETYFLSQYDKSYIPALDSADTETIYKWEKSTYSQLSPHQKCNSEYCRW, from the coding sequence ATGTCGACTGTATCCGTAGCAGAGCCGTTGGATATTACACATGAAAAAATCTTTTTCTTAAGTCCTCATCCGGATGATATTGCACTGACATTTGGTGGCTTGATTAATAAGCTTGCTAAAGAGGATGGGTTGCTACAAAAAAAGCCAGTCACAGAAGTCTATTTTTCGGTATCTAATTACACTACTAATCACCTAGATATCTCGACAAATAAGAGAGTTATCGATGTGACCTCGATGAGATTCAACGAGGACATCAAGGCTCATACAGATATGTTTAACAAGTGGAGTAATTTTAGGTACAAAACGTCAGGTTTTTATGATGCGCCATTGAGAAATTATGAAGGGTCGACAACGGCTGGGGGAGGACCGGCTGGAACGTTTGAAGACTTTAGGCAGCAAGAAATAGAGATTTACCAGACTATTACAGCTAGCGTAAAGCCTATTCTACAACAAGATAATTGTGCAGCATTTGTTCTATTGGCTAATGGTAGTCACATCGATCACTTCGTCGTGAGGGAAGCGATTTTAAAAGCTGCTCATGACTTAGGTTCACAAGCTAAATGCGACATTTACTTAGGGCAAGATCAACCTTATACGGGAGCAAACCCTACTGATGCGATGGTAGAGGTTAATAATTTAGCAGCCAGATTACCCCCTAACGCATTAATACCAATGAGATATTGGATAGACAAGGAACATAAGGTTAATTTATTCGAGACTTACTTCCTGAGCCAATACGATAAATCATACATTCCAGCGCTCGATAGTGCGGATACTGAGACAATATACAAATGGGAGAAATCAACATACTCTCAGCTCAGTCCTCACCAAAAATGTAATTCAGAGTACTGTCGCTGGTAG
- a CDS encoding peptide MFS transporter codes for MENQKTILGHPRGLFLLFGTELWERFSYYAMRAILVLYLTDQTINGGLGWSTKDALELYGYYTGLVYITPLIGGWIADNFIGQRRAVILGGALMAIGQFTLAFPAHQYGLDTVHTLYAGLAILIAGSGLFKPNISTMVGDLYDEGDHRRDGAFTIFYMGINIGSLLAGFVAGTVSSAYGWQYGFFAAGVGMVISLVIQLTMANAWLGEIGRVPAAQQARDANHSKTNAPLTKQEIDRLKVILLMGLFVIIFWAGFEQAGGLMNIYTQEYTDRMVGGFEIPAAWFQSLNPFFIIVCAPIAASLWVRLGPKEPSSPVKFAMALFMLALGFVCMIGAVLEQGGDTTVKTSMFWLVGAFFFHTLGELCLSPIGLSLVTKLAPLRLASLMMGAWFGFNAIANYVAGIIGSHVGDYGAMAIFGGIAATAAISGVILLALSGTLIRWMHGAESGATPSEEIEQQQVQVA; via the coding sequence ATGGAAAACCAAAAAACAATACTTGGTCACCCTCGGGGACTGTTCTTACTTTTTGGCACTGAGCTTTGGGAGCGCTTTTCATATTATGCAATGCGCGCGATCTTGGTGCTTTATCTCACTGACCAAACCATTAATGGCGGCTTAGGCTGGTCAACCAAAGACGCACTCGAACTATATGGTTACTATACTGGCCTCGTCTATATCACGCCGCTGATTGGTGGATGGATTGCCGATAACTTTATTGGCCAACGTCGCGCTGTCATTCTCGGTGGGGCATTAATGGCCATCGGTCAATTCACTCTGGCCTTCCCTGCTCACCAATATGGCTTAGATACAGTACATACCTTATATGCAGGCTTAGCCATACTGATTGCGGGTTCTGGCTTATTTAAACCCAACATCTCGACGATGGTGGGTGACCTTTATGATGAAGGCGATCATCGTCGGGATGGTGCGTTTACCATCTTTTATATGGGCATCAATATTGGCTCATTGCTAGCTGGCTTTGTTGCGGGCACGGTGAGCAGCGCTTACGGCTGGCAATATGGCTTCTTTGCAGCGGGCGTGGGAATGGTGATTAGCCTCGTGATCCAGCTAACCATGGCCAACGCTTGGCTCGGCGAAATAGGCCGAGTTCCAGCCGCACAACAAGCGCGAGATGCCAATCATTCCAAGACCAATGCCCCATTAACTAAGCAAGAAATCGATCGCCTCAAAGTAATTTTATTGATGGGGTTATTTGTCATTATTTTCTGGGCAGGCTTTGAACAAGCCGGTGGCTTGATGAATATTTATACCCAAGAGTATACGGATCGTATGGTTGGCGGGTTTGAGATACCAGCCGCTTGGTTCCAATCGCTTAACCCTTTCTTCATCATTGTTTGTGCCCCTATTGCAGCCTCATTATGGGTTCGTTTGGGACCTAAAGAGCCAAGCTCGCCCGTGAAATTCGCGATGGCTTTATTTATGTTGGCGCTGGGGTTTGTGTGCATGATTGGCGCAGTGTTAGAGCAAGGCGGTGATACCACAGTGAAAACGTCGATGTTTTGGTTGGTGGGCGCGTTCTTCTTCCACACACTAGGCGAACTTTGCCTCTCACCTATCGGTTTATCCTTGGTTACTAAGCTCGCGCCGCTACGCTTGGCCTCACTGATGATGGGGGCCTGGTTCGGCTTTAACGCGATCGCCAACTATGTGGCGGGGATCATTGGCTCGCATGTAGGTGATTATGGCGCTATGGCCATCTTCGGTGGTATTGCAGCAACAGCCGCGATTTCCGGTGTTATCTTACTGGCGCTATCCGGCACACTGATTCGTTGGATGCACGGTGCTGAGTCTGGTGCCACACCAAGTGAAGAAATCGAACAACAGCAAGTACAAGTGGCGTAA